The Trichomycterus rosablanca isolate fTriRos1 chromosome 17, fTriRos1.hap1, whole genome shotgun sequence DNA segment GCTCCACTACGCCGCCCTGCACGGCCGCACCCGTATCGCCCGCCTCATGCTGGAGTCCGAGCACCGCGGCGACATCATCGACGCCAAGAGCAACGACGGCTGGACGCCGCTGCACGTGGCCGCTCACTACGGTCGCCACTCCTTCGTGCggctgctgctggagtttcacGCCGCCGTGGACCCGCTGAGCGACAAGGGCACCACGCCGCTGCAGCTAGCCATCATCCGCGAGCGCTCCAGCTGCGTGCGCCTCCTGCTGGACAACCGCGCCGACATCGACGTGCAGAACGGCTTCCTGCTGCGCTACGCCGTCATCAAGGGCAACCACGCCTACTGCCGCATGTTCCTGCAGCGCGGCGCCGACACCAACCTGGGCCGCGTGGAGGACGGGCAGACGCCGCTGCACCTCTCCGCCCTGCGCGACGACCTGCTCTGCGCCCGGCTGCTCTACGCCTACGGCGCCGACACCAACACGCGCAACTACGAGGGCCAGACGCCCGCCGCCGTCTCCGCCAGCATGTCCTGCACCAGCCGGCCCTGCCTCGACTTCCTACAGGAAGTGACACGTATGTAAAACCTTCAGGTGTTTTTGGGGCGGGGTCGTTTTGGGGAGTGGACGAACTCATGTGACCTGCACACATCTCTGACTTTAAccactttgggatgaattggaacttcgGAGCTAGGCCTCCTCATCCGAGATCAGTGACCTCACAAGGCctggctgaatgggcacaaattcccacagacacactccagaataCTGAGCAAAGCCCGTCCATCAACTCCAGATGTCCAGGGTTtgtttcaggtgtccacattattTACtttgggcagctgtagcctagcggttagggtactggactagtaatcaaaaggtcactggttcaagcccactgttgggcccctgagcgaggcccttaaccctcaatgctgaaaatgtaaattttgttTACCCTTTTTTTAACGTCAGATGGCGACGCTTAGCGCTCTTACCCTGAGTTTAGCGCTCTCACTCTTAGCGTAGCATTGCTAAAGCGAAACGTTGCGGCGTGTGAGAAATGCGCTGGTGTCACCTGAAGCGCTGAGATGATCTGGCGGGTAACAATGGGTGAGTTCCTGCGCTCTGCTTCAGCCTCCATATCATCATATCAAAGAGAAACCgccacactatacacacacacactcacacacacacacacacacacactcctaccgCCAGCGCCGTCAGGTTTCAGCACGCTAACCCATCACAGCACCTTTACTGTAGAGCTCCATACCTGATGGGGGTGGGTTATGTTCTGAGAGTGGCGTATTTTTCCCCAATCTAATTACTGCCAACATCCCTACCGCATTCATTCTTCTTGCCGCCTGTACCACCCCCGTGCTGGCTGAGGTGAGCTGAGACTATCACGCACCcccctcttacacacacacacacacacacacacacacacactgtctgggTGTCACAGAGAACCGTAcagcacacggagagtcacaccatGAACGCTCAACGCTAGTGCAGATGCCTCACACagtcagcagagggcgcaaatGTACAGTGGTCATGAAACCCGGTccacactaataataaacattaaatattaataaaataattataattataacaagCATATATAAAATACTTCTATTAgtaacaacaaaaaatattataatgattaaaaataataataataacatttataataattaggaaaaatgcataataatcaaaattagtgtaataataataaataatcagacaaaaaaataagtaaattgaattaattaataaaaacatataattaatgctataacaatgataatattagtaacaaataaaataacacttaataatatagtaatatttttataatgttttaataataaaaatggtaataaaaataatgataattataataataataataagttaaaaaaataataaacaaattataataaatatcaacattaataccataataataaatatataataaataataacgaCAAGAAaagtatattaattaataaaaaagcatAATGAATTTATTCAATGAAAACTATgaagataataatattaataacaattaaaaaaacttaataacagtaataaataataataaaaatgtagtagtaataataatagtaacaataataatattaataataataataattataatataaattaattaatttatgaataaataagtaataataaaatgtagtaataataataataataacagtaataataataatatatataaataataataaatactaacatgttgttgttgtggtgtttGCAGGGCAGCCGAGGACGTTACAGGATCTGTGCAGGATTAGGATCCGTCAGTGTATCGGCCTGCAGAGCCTGAAGTGTTTGGAGGATCTTCCCATCGCCAACCTGATGAAGGATTATCTAAAACACAAGTTTGATGACGTCTGAACCTCAGCAGCATCGGCGCATCAGCGTTTCCTCAGACAAACACTATGCAGTGTTACCTACAGCACTAAAGCACAGCGGcgatcctcatcatcatcatcatcatgaatggggcgggggggggggggttggtagCACAGAGGCTGGGGGTAATATAGCCGGTTTATTTTTTCATGTGTTGCCAacatttcatcctggtcagggtcacagttggTCCAGTTTCCCTGACagcactgggcgcaatgcagtgacacaccCAGACAGGACCCCAAATATTCACCCCCCCTCCCACCCCGTCAtgactgtatgtagatgcccaatgTAAACACGGTGGTATCGGTGCCctgcgcccccccccccccccctcccccctcccGAAACGGTTAAAGCCATCAGATTTATTTATAGAAAGTTTATTTTCTAGTTTCTAGTTTATCTCcccctgctggtggatccctgattgtaggtgaggtgggtatattgtggGTATATTGTGGGTATATTGTGGGTATATTGTGGGTATATTGCTCCTCCGACTCGCATGCAGGAACCCTTTTTACccttgcactctgcacaggcgcctctatctgctaatcagggtccttacacagcggttgaagaccccgcccacatagtccggccatcccgccctagcagagacgtgtctgctgtcGGCACTGACAATTatacccgctagatggcgcccagccgaccggtggcgacGCCGAGGAGTTTCGAATCTccgcgctggtgtgctagtggaaaatCTCGCTGCGCTATTGTAGAAAGTGTAGAATAGTGTTCTGTGTTTTACTGCACATCATGTAGAATAAAGATGCACCAGGAATCATGgaatagaattaaaataaaattcttCCCTCTGAACAGAGTAAATTTAACGTCAATTAAAAATCCAGGTGAATTTCAGTAGgagtcagaagtttacatacacctgtaacGTTCCCGTATTACTTCAGCCTCTCACTGATCTCTGTTACTGTTCTGTTAACATGTACGGTGGTCTGGCTCACACtcgggaattggatatgactaaactgtGAGATGAAGGGGGGACCGTAAGGGAAGAAACGAAGAATAAACCCACAGAAGGTTTTAGGTTCGTTTTAGGAATCATTAAAATCCCACGAGTGTAAATATGTGAATGTgatcgtttatttattattaacccTCACTGATCATTTAGGGACTGAAACATAAACCCTGCTGATGTTCACAAAAAACCCCAAATAGAAACATTAGCATGAAGGCTAACAGAGCCGCTAACGTACCGCCGCGTCTGTAAATACGTGTTTGAGATGTACAGCAGATATTTTTGTAGGATTATTTAAGCTCGGGAGTTTTGTACCAGCGTGTTTGGATTTCTGTTtgattgtttttatgtttatttgtaataaaatgattttatgGATTTTATTTCTGATTTAATTCTGAACTGAAGTGAAACACGGAGCCCCTGGAAACCAGTCCGACCTGATCCTGATCCCATTCACCTGAGTTCTGGAGGAATCTCCAGCGGATCGTTCGGCTGAGGGTTcagctgggtgtgtgtgtgtgtgtgtgtgtgtgtgtgtgtgtgtgtgtgtgtgtagggtgttGCTCCTTTCCaaacatatacattttaattcttattaaataataaattcatGATTTCACCACCATAATAAAAGGATTAAAttctgctgctgtgttttattctttttatttcattagaggttttttattttcctCTCACCTGTTCACACCTGTGCACTacagggtcaaaagtatgtggacgcataACCACGAGCTTATCAGACACTTAGTTCCAAAATCATGGACGTAGGTACAGAAAAATCTCGGCCGACACGGTGTCAACGTCACAGCCTGGTTCAtcctctctaataataataataataatacattgtgtataaatatatataatatatacacaccgatcagccataacattacaaccacctcctcactgtccatttcattagctcaatttaccatatagaagcactttgtagttctacaattactgactgtagtccatctgtttctctacatgctttgttacccccctttcaccctgttcttcaatggtcaggacccccacaggacccccacagagcaggtattatttaggtggtggatgattctcagcactgcagtgacactgacatggtggtggtgtgttagtgtgtgttgtgctggtataagtggatcagatacagcagcgctgctggagtttttaaacacctcactgtcactgctggactgagaatagtccaccaaccaaaaatatccagccaacagcgccccgtgtgcagcgtcctgtgaccactgatgaaggtctagaagatgagcgactcaaacagcagcaatagatgagcgatcgtctctgactttacatctacaaggtggaccgaccaggtaggagtgtctaatagagtggacagtgagtggacacggtgtttaaaaactccagcagcactgctgtgtctgatccactcgtacctgcacaacacacactaacacaccaccaccatgtcagtgt contains these protein-coding regions:
- the asb7 gene encoding ankyrin repeat and SOCS box protein 7 gives rise to the protein MLNHQFRRNPELQIQAAVAAGDVCTVRKMLEQGYSPKIRDANGWTLLHFSAAKGKERCVRVFLEHGADPTVKDFIGGFTALHYAALHGRTRIARLMLESEHRGDIIDAKSNDGWTPLHVAAHYGRHSFVRLLLEFHAAVDPLSDKGTTPLQLAIIRERSSCVRLLLDNRADIDVQNGFLLRYAVIKGNHAYCRMFLQRGADTNLGRVEDGQTPLHLSALRDDLLCARLLYAYGADTNTRNYEGQTPAAVSASMSCTSRPCLDFLQEVTRQPRTLQDLCRIRIRQCIGLQSLKCLEDLPIANLMKDYLKHKFDDV